One stretch of Arachis hypogaea cultivar Tifrunner chromosome 20, arahy.Tifrunner.gnm2.J5K5, whole genome shotgun sequence DNA includes these proteins:
- the LOC112782244 gene encoding methyl jasmonate esterase 1 isoform X2, whose protein sequence is MEQAKNKHHQTRVFILFLIIILSLTSTSGSSSPESSQNRKHHFVLVHGACHGAWSWYKVITLLKSWGHNVTALDLAASGVNQKQALELNSISEYFGPLTEFMNSSVGEGERVVLVGHSLGGLAISYAMEHFPNKISVAVFVTAFMPGPTLNVSVVYQMASSKLEPIQDNVFTYDDGPNNPPTTIVFGPRFLRSRLYQLSPKQDNLPNLLQEMGRRQLGALHDSLKTTHCCIQQQEGKKLTQNIFNFFFSILLLQEHIRDMEGRENFL, encoded by the exons ATGGAACAAGCAAAGAACAAGCATCACCAAACACGAGTTTTCATCTTGTTCTTGATTATCATATTATCTTTAACAAGCACATCAGGATCATCATCACCGGAGTCATCACAAAATAGAAAGCATCACTTTGTTCTAGTGCATGGAGCGTGCCACGGAGCATGGTCATGGTACAAGGTTATTACACTTCTCAAATCATGGGGTCACAATGTAACTGCCTTAGACTTGGCAGCTTCAGGAGTGAACCAAAAGCAGGCTTTGGAGCTTAATTCAATTTCTGAGTACTTTGGACCTCTGACTGAGTTCATGAATTCATCAGTGGGTGAAGGTGAAAGAGTGGTTCTTGTTGGTCATAGCCTTGGTGGCTTGGCCATATCCTATGCCATGGAGCATTTTCCTAACAAAATTTCTGTGGCAGTCTTTGTCACTGCTTTCATGCCTGGTCCAACACTCAACGTATCCGTTGTCTATCAAATG gCATCGAGCAAATTAGAACCTATTCAAGATAATGTTTTTACTTATGATGATGGTCCAAACAATCCGCCCACAACAATTGTATTTGGACCGCGTTTTCTCAGGTCTCGATTGTATCAGCTCAGTCCGAAGCAG gATAATTTGCCgaatttacttcaggaaatggggcggcgccagctgggcgcgcttcatgattctttaaaaacaactcattgttgcattcagcaacaagaaggcaagaaattaactcagaatatttttaatttctttttctcgatactgctgctgcaggagcacattcgagacatggaaggtcgagaaaattttctctaa